Proteins co-encoded in one Erinaceus europaeus chromosome 2, mEriEur2.1, whole genome shotgun sequence genomic window:
- the SLC7A6OS gene encoding probable RNA polymerase II nuclear localization protein SLC7A6OS, whose amino-acid sequence MDAGRTAFLRVKRKRCEEPVEALVLACKRFRSNEEQSPASKDLEVAAEKNVFQLVATVCSKEEPVQPLLRAARRPSQGSQQRILSALRASARNTRQKSRYRVVSSHRPLGATAAGDLEPEAAPGDPGTAADNAFQLFELVREEEDPEADKTSDPDVILCNSVELIRERLNVSEDRQRAEHQEKHKDDYVYDIYYLEMTTPGWIENILSVQPYCQEWELVNDDQQPEDDIYDDEDDENNENNWRNEYPEEEQNSEDDISRDSEYSSFSEEEGGSSRRQRWSSKYPFDTQKEFDYDCPHDLDSD is encoded by the exons ATGGACGCGGGTCGCACGGCTTTCCTCCGCGTGAAGCGTAAGCGCTGCGAAGAACCCGTGGAGGCGTTGGTCCTCGCTTGTAAACGCTTCCGAAGCAACGAAGAGCAGTCGCCAGCTTCCAAGGATCTGGAGGTAGCAGCGGAGAAAAATGTCTTCCAGTTAGTGGCCACCGTGTGCTCAAAG GAAGAGCCAGTCCAGCCGCTCCTCCGAGCCGCCCGACGCCCTTCCCAGGGCAGCCAGCAGCGTATCCTCAGTGCTCTCCGCGCGTCGGCCCGAAACACCCGGCAGAAGAGCCGCTACAGGGTGGTCTCCAGCCACCGGCCACTGGGGGCGACCGCCGCGGGTGACCTCGAGCCCGAGGCAGCTCCGGGAGACCCAGGAACCGCCGCCGACAACGCCTTCCAGCTATTTGAGCTGGTCCGCGAGGAGGAAGACCCAGAGGCCGACAAA ACATCTGACCCAGATGTGATCCTCTGCAATTCTGTGGAATTGATACGCGAACGGCTGAATGTATCCGAGGATAGACAAAGAGCTGAGCACCAGGAGAAACACAAAGATGACTACGTTTATGATATTTACTACTTGGAGATGACTACTCCAGGGTGGATTGAGAACATCCTCTCTGTGCAGCCTTACTGTCAGGAATGGGAGCTG GTGAATGATGACCAGCAACCAGAGGACGACATttatgatgatgaagatgatgagaACAATGAGAATAATTGGCGAAATGAATACCCAGAAGAGGAGCAGAACAGTGAAGATGATATATCCAGAG ACTCTGAATACAGCAGTTTCAGTGAAGAGGAAGGAGGCAGTAGCAGACGACAGAGATGGAGCAGCAAATACCCTTTCGATACACAAAAGGAGTTTGACTATGACTGTCCCCATGACCTGGATTCAGACTGA